One segment of Podospora pseudopauciseta strain CBS 411.78 chromosome 5 map unlocalized CBS411.78m_5.2, whole genome shotgun sequence DNA contains the following:
- a CDS encoding uncharacterized protein (antiSMASH:Cluster_2; EggNog:ENOG503NU53; COG:E; SMCOG1177:asparagine synthase) has product MCGITASIALPRGRLDSQPAVAKQTPPAHNSAQTNGSTFSAGPIEKQLRSSIDILNHRGPDEAGVWISQDSSIALGHCRLSINDLSPSGSQPLVSDDGSIHAVVNGEIYDQDRLWEECREQYGYQFRGESDSELVVALYKIHGAPHFFKYLRGEFAFVLYDRREGKRRVIAARDRFGIKPLVWTVSNDRLLIASEAKAFLPLGWKAEWDVGAIVSGGWMLDDRTLFKGVHKVLPGHWLQVTEEKGIEDQTYWDAEYEDKTKVETRPLEEMVEGVRERLVDSIRLRLRADVPVGIYLSGGIDSSAVAGIVTHLAKTEHVKIGDRAPTTPVTCFSVRFPEESGYDESSIAERTAKWLGVETIKVDVNEARLASDFSDTVWHCEHHHFDLNTVAKFALSKLPRDHGVKVVLTGEGADEHFAGYPYFPAEFLCEPDLALPDTTLSSDNELREAMRQTTDAEMRAIWRNIGANQYDGRLDHPSLSDANARGMAESILAWHPTQGLFAPWVQSKFQDLDCRATLITSHPASVRAKMRGRWHPLHTALYMWNKSCLANVLLSCLGDRTEMAHSVEARTPFLDHHLAEYVNRLPPSLKLSYNPAETATPKQGEKQGPLWKTAGSGLHSLTEKWILREAVRPFITDELYRRRKHPFLAPTKWPKGGPLNRMFETLLTRQAVEGLGFVNWAAVEHALQKGFGDHADPKAFRTLSYVAAWVTLGEKFAVGQSKVNGSA; this is encoded by the exons ATGTGCGGCATCACAGCCAGCATTGCCCTCCCGCGAGGCAGGCTTGATTCACAGCCTGCCGTCGCCAAACAAACTCCTCCAGCACACAATTCAGCTCAGACAAATGGCTCAACGTTCTCGGCTGGTCCCATTGAAAAGCAACTTCGGTCCTCCATCGACATCCTGAATCATCGTGGCCCAGATGAAGCCGGAGTCTGGATCAGCCAAGACAGCAGCATTGCCCTTGGTCACTGCCGCTTATCCATCAACGACCTTTCTCCCAGCGGCTCCCAACCCCTTGTCAGTGATGATGGAAGCATCCATGCTGTCGTAAATGGGGAGATCTACGACCAAGATAGACTGTGGGAGGAGTGTCGCGAGCAGTATGGCTACCAATTTCGAGGAGAAAGCGACAGTGAACTCGTGGTAGCCTTGTACAAGATCCACGGCGCTCCTCATTTCTTCAAGTACTTGCGGGGAGAATTTGCATTCGTCTTGTATGATCGTCGTGAGGGGAAAAGAAGAGTGATCGCTGCTCGCGATCGGTTCGGTATCAAGCCGCTGGTGTGGACTGTGTCGAACGATCGACTCTTGATCGCCTCAGAGGCCAAGGCTTTTTTGCCTCTGGGATGGAAGGCCGAGTGGGACGTTGGTGCTATCGTCAGCGGTGGGTGGATGCTTGACGACAGGACCCTCTTCAAGGGAGTCCACAAGGTCCTTCCTGGGCATTGGCTTCAGGTGacagaggagaaggggatcGAAGATCAAACATACTGGGACGCTGAGTATGAAGATAAG ACCAAAGTCGAGACAAGGCCGCTTGAAGAGATGGTCGAAGGTGTTCGTGAAAGGCTGGTCGATTCGATTCGTCTCAGGCTGCGCGCTGATGTCCCAGTTGGCATTTACCTGTCTGGTGGCATCGACTCGTCAGCTGTCGCTGGTATCGTCACCCACCTGGCAAAGACGGAGCATGTAAAAATTGGAGATCGTGCACCAACCACTCCAGTTACCTGCTTCAGTGTTCGATTCCCAGAAGAATCCGGTTATGATGAGTCCAGTATCGCAGAAAGAACAGCAAAATGGCTTGGGGTTGAAACCATCAAAGTCGATGTCAACGAGGCACGTCTGGCAAGCGACTTTTCCGATACCGTGTGGCATTGCGAGCATCACCACTTTGACCTCAACACCGTGGCCAAGTTTGCTTTGTCTAAGCTACCTCGAGATCATGGTGTCAAGGTCGTTCTCACGGGTGAAGGAGCCGACGAGCATTTTGCTGGATATCCCTACTTCCCTGCCGAGTTTCTCTGCGAGCCAGACCTCGCGCTGCCAGATACGACACTCAGCTCTGACAACGAGCTTCGCGAGGCCATGAGACAGACAACGGATGCCGAGATGAGAGCCATCTGGCGCAATATCGGTGCTAACCAGTACGACGGCCGGCTCGACCACCCCTCGCTTTCCGACGCGAACGCCCGGGGTATGGCTGAGAGTATCCTGGCGTGGCATCCCACCCAGGGCCTCTTTGCACCCTGGGTCCAATCCAAGTTCCAAGACCTCGACTGCCGGGCCACGCTTATTACATCACACCCAGCTTCTGTTCGCGCCAAGATGCGAGGGCGCTGGCACCCACTGCACACTGCCCTGTACATGTGGAATAAGAGCTGTCTTGCCAATGTCCTCTTGTCGTGTCTGGGCGACCGGACAGAGATGGCACACAGTGTTGAGGCACGTACCCCTTTCCTGGATCATCACTTGGCCGAGTACGTGAACCGACTTCCTCCCAGCCTTAAGCTATCGTACAATCCCGCCGAAACAGCCACGCCAAAGCAAGGAGAAAAGCAGGGTCCCCTTTGGAAGACAGCCGGCTCTGGTCTTCACAGTCTTACTGAAAAATGGATTCTACGTGAGGCGGTAAGGCCATTCATTACTGATGAGCTTTACCGACGGAGAAAGCACCCTTTCCTAGCACCAACCAAATGGCCTAAAGGGGGTCCTTTGAACCGCATGTTTGAGACCCTCCTGACCAGACAGGCAGTTGAGGGCCTCGGCTTTGTGAACTGGGCCGCAGTTGAGCATGCACTGCAAAAGGGATTCGGCGACCATGCTGATCCGAAAGCGTTCCGTACTCTGAGTTATGTGGCCGCATGGGTAACGTTGGGCGAGAAATTCGCGGTCGGACAGTCAAAGGTGAATGGCTCCGCATAA